The Cuculus canorus isolate bCucCan1 chromosome 26, bCucCan1.pri, whole genome shotgun sequence genomic sequence AAATCTCCTCACTGTAAATACAGAGCAGGTATTTTGCTTTAAGCAGTATTTAACCCCAAAAGCACTGCTTCTTCCACGAAGAAGACAATGGAGAAGACCTGATTAAACTCTCAACATCTATCTATAAAAATTACAGCTAGagaaatgataaataaaacagatactCTCGAATGGGAACCCGATTTGAGATCTGACTTACTAACACATTCCCCATCATACCTATATGCTGCAATTTCTATGTCCAGGGCCATTTTCACGTTGAGCAGATCCTGATATTCCTTCAGGTACCGAGCCATTTCGCTCTTCGTGGTTCTCAGCTCGTTCTCTAATTTGTTGATTGTATCCTGTTGGAAATAACAGCATAAAATTTAATTCTCCCTTGTCTAGCATGAATACCCTGTAAGGAATTTCTCCAATTCTCTTAATTTAACCTCGCTCTAGGAGACAAACGAACCGCTCCAACTCCACCCTCAGCCAAAAACGCACCGTTTACCAAATCCCACCTTTCCCTGGCAGGTTTTTCCCACCCTTACATCTACACCTTGTTATTCCATCCTCCAAGAGCCCAATTTTCTGCTATCCGAGGACCAAAGCATGCAGGAAATTTGCGTAGTGCTTCATTTCAGATTTACCCTCTATCGCTATTCCTGTTTTTAGCTGgagaatatctttttttttcccacaaaggGGTAGTTAAGGCTTTATGAGCATCTACATAAATGATGTTTTATGCATTAGACTCTGCTGCATTTCGCACTACGGTTTTAGGACACCTTGGGGGTTTGACTCTGAGGTATCGTTACAGAATCTAGGTGCACACTAGCAGCGTCCCCCCACCCtaggggaccccccaaacctccccccACCTGCAAGGCAGAGATGTCAGCgctctgcttctcttccagctcttgcagctgcttctccagcgCCTCGTTCATCCCACGGGTGGCTTCGATCTCCAAGGTCTTGGCTTTGAGGAGGCGGCGGCTCTCGGAAACCTCATCCTTGGCTGCGCGGACAGCATCCGTGTTCTTGGCAGCGCTTTCGCTGAGGACGGTGAAGCGGCTCCTGAACCACTCCTCGGCGTTCTGCATGTTGCGAGCCGCCAGCTTCTCGTACTGAGCTCGGATATCTCTCAGCGCAGCGGAAAGATCGGGTTTAGCCGACACGTCCATCTCCACCGAGAGATGCGCGTATTGGATCTGCGCTTGCAGCTCCGCCAACTCTTCTTCGTGCACCTTCTTGAGGAAAGCCAGCTCGTCCAGCAGGCTGTCCACACgcttctccagctctgcccgTGCCAGGGCTGCCTCGTCAGCTCCTTTACGCACCTCCAGCAGCcgagcctcagcatcctccctgctcagcacctcctcctcgTAGCGAGCTTGCAAGCCTCGCAGCGTCTCCTCCAagctctccctctctccttgcaGCGCCTGCTTCTCGCTCGTCGCCTCCTCGGCTGCCAAGCGCAGCTCGCGGATCTCCTGCTCGTAAAGAGCTCGGAAACGAGAGGGTTCGGCGTGTTTCTGCCTCAGCACTAACAACTCAGCCTCCAGCACCTTATTCTGCTGCTCCAACTCGTGCACCCGCTCGATGAAGCAAGCGAAGCGGTCGTTGAGGTCCTGCAGCTGCGCTCGCTCTTGGCTGCGGATGGACTTGAGGTCGTTG encodes the following:
- the NEFL gene encoding neurofilament light polypeptide isoform X1, whose product is MSSYGYDPFFPSYKRRYTETPRLHVSAMRSAGGYSSARSAYSSLSAPVSSVSVRRSYATSSASGSLLHSVDSLDLSQVAAISNDLKSIRSQERAQLQDLNDRFACFIERVHELEQQNKVLEAELLVLRQKHAEPSRFRALYEQEIRELRLAAEEATSEKQALQGERESLEETLRGLQARYEEEVLSREDAEARLLEVRKGADEAALARAELEKRVDSLLDELAFLKKVHEEELAELQAQIQYAHLSVEMDVSAKPDLSAALRDIRAQYEKLAARNMQNAEEWFRSRFTVLSESAAKNTDAVRAAKDEVSESRRLLKAKTLEIEATRGMNEALEKQLQELEEKQSADISALQDTINKLENELRTTKSEMARYLKEYQDLLNVKMALDIEIAAYRKLLEGEETRLSFTSVGSITSGYTQTAPTFGRSAYSGLQSSSYLMTTRTFPTYYSSHVQEEQIEIEETIEAAKAGEAKAAPAEEGEEEEKEEGEEEAGGEEAEEEEEGAKEESEEAKEGEEEEGEGEETAAEDGEEAQETAEEAGEEKEEKEAAGKEEGEVKKKA
- the NEFL gene encoding neurofilament light polypeptide isoform X2, giving the protein MSSYGYDPFFPSYKRRYTETPRLHVSAMRSAGGYSSARSAYSSLSAPVSSVSVRRSYATSSASGSLLHSVDSLDLSQVAAISNDLKSIRSQERAQLQDLNDRFACFIERVHELEQQNKVLEAELLVLRQKHAEPSRFRALYEQEIRELRLAAEEATSEKQALQGERESLEETLRGLQARYEEEVLSREDAEARLLEVRKGADEAALARAELEKRVDSLLDELAFLKKVHEEELAELQAQIQYAHLSVEMDVSAKPDLSAALRDIRAQYEKLAARNMQNAEEWFRSRFTVLSESAAKNTDAVRAAKDEVSESRRLLKAKTLEIEATRGMNEALEKQLQELEEKQSADISALQDTINKLENELRTTKSEMARYLKEYQDLLNVKMALDIEIAAYRKLLEGEETRLSFTSVGSITSGYTQTAPTFGRSAYSGLQSSSYLMTTRTFPTYYSSHVQEEQIEIEETIEAAKAGEAKAAPAEEGAKEESEEAKEGEEEEGEGEETAAEDGEEAQETAEEAGEEKEEKEAAGKEEGEVKKKA